A genomic segment from Chitinophaga flava encodes:
- a CDS encoding RNA polymerase sigma factor, with protein MERGDFIAEFKQQTPKLIAFFSKKLKAASYKGNREDAAEQLLQFTSEAAYRNSLKESLNDYTTSKLIWLKAGNVWSDFMKKISKQTTHADLDLDSILLDPSPDPLQKLTIQEDLERVKKEIGEEGWEILTRRAEKTPYKQLAEEYQTSEGAMKARVYRLRLVAQAILEKRK; from the coding sequence ATGGAGAGAGGCGATTTTATAGCCGAATTTAAGCAACAGACGCCCAAACTGATAGCCTTCTTTTCAAAGAAACTGAAAGCAGCGTCTTACAAAGGAAACAGGGAGGATGCAGCGGAACAGCTCCTGCAGTTCACCTCAGAAGCCGCCTACAGAAACAGTCTTAAAGAAAGTCTGAATGACTATACTACGAGTAAACTGATCTGGTTGAAAGCAGGCAATGTGTGGTCGGATTTTATGAAAAAAATCAGCAAACAAACAACCCATGCAGACCTTGACCTGGATAGCATATTACTCGACCCATCACCGGACCCACTGCAAAAATTAACTATACAGGAGGACCTGGAAAGAGTTAAAAAAGAAATCGGGGAAGAAGGCTGGGAAATACTAACAAGAAGAGCTGAAAAGACACCCTACAAACAACTGGCCGAGGAATATCAGACATCCGAGGGCGCCATGAAAGCAAGAGTATATCGTCTCCGGCTAGTGGCCCAGGCCATACTTGAAAAAAGAAAATGA
- a CDS encoding LytR/AlgR family response regulator transcription factor yields MKSLPTLPLIAKFATEQPRFSLLDPVRNRIELIAFCSIFCFLFMYIFLPFNINMWYEGQHLSLAPLFGIFTVCGMTALGISQFLLFKWKLRRKLTNATYLFWFLGEIALVTAIVTAVDVLITDTFFLTWGEFANTLRYTALILPLPYLISLLWFFSREKCAQLKSLEKEGSPAAVITPSAPVAESTSARSTADTCLQIRDEHDKVVLSVHPARLLMIKAEDNYVHLFYRSGQTISKELVRTSLKKMETQLAAVGFIRAHRSYLVNMSRVVLFKKNTKGHYLHIEGLEEMPVPVSVTYLPLFQSAFNGS; encoded by the coding sequence ATGAAAAGCTTGCCAACCTTGCCACTGATTGCAAAATTCGCAACAGAGCAGCCCCGCTTCAGTTTACTGGACCCGGTGCGGAACCGGATAGAGTTGATCGCCTTCTGCAGCATTTTCTGCTTTCTGTTCATGTATATTTTTCTGCCATTTAATATTAACATGTGGTATGAAGGACAACACCTGAGCCTGGCACCGCTATTCGGCATTTTCACTGTATGCGGGATGACCGCACTGGGCATATCCCAGTTCCTGCTGTTTAAATGGAAGTTGCGCCGCAAGCTGACAAACGCTACTTACCTGTTCTGGTTTTTGGGAGAAATTGCACTGGTAACTGCTATCGTGACTGCTGTAGATGTGTTGATCACCGATACCTTTTTTCTGACATGGGGCGAATTTGCTAATACCCTGCGTTATACTGCCCTCATCCTGCCCCTGCCATACCTGATATCGCTGCTATGGTTTTTTTCCAGGGAGAAGTGTGCGCAATTGAAATCACTGGAGAAAGAGGGGAGTCCGGCAGCAGTCATAACACCATCGGCGCCTGTGGCGGAATCCACCAGTGCCCGTTCCACAGCGGATACCTGTCTGCAGATCAGAGATGAACATGATAAGGTGGTATTGTCTGTTCACCCGGCCCGCTTACTGATGATCAAAGCAGAAGATAATTATGTGCATTTGTTTTATCGCAGTGGCCAAACCATCAGTAAGGAACTGGTCCGTACTTCCCTCAAAAAAATGGAGACCCAGTTAGCTGCAGTGGGTTTTATCAGAGCTCATCGTTCTTATCTGGTCAATATGTCAAGAGTGGTACTTTTTAAGAAAAATACAAAAGGACATTATCTGCATATAGAAGGACTGGAGGAAATGCCTGTTCCCGTCTCGGTTACTTACCTGCCTTTGTTTCAATCGGCCTTTAATGGCTCGTGA
- the def gene encoding peptide deformylase has translation MILPIVAYGHHQLRARCKTVSPDYPLLPQLITNMWQTLYGANGCGLAAPQVNVPLRLFLVESQSTFDLLSPEEQTALFPEGAGIRETFINPEITARSAETWEEEEGCLSIPGLRASVTRPWSITIRYEDAAGTQHTRTFSGLTARMIQHEYDHLEGRLYLDYLAPIKRKLMARKLEYIRTGRFHAPYPMK, from the coding sequence ATGATCCTGCCAATAGTTGCCTATGGCCATCATCAGCTGCGCGCCCGCTGTAAAACAGTGTCCCCGGATTATCCACTACTTCCACAACTGATCACAAACATGTGGCAGACACTCTATGGCGCCAACGGTTGCGGACTGGCAGCACCACAGGTGAACGTGCCACTGCGCCTGTTTCTGGTGGAGAGCCAGTCCACTTTTGATCTGTTAAGCCCCGAAGAACAGACAGCCTTATTTCCGGAAGGCGCCGGTATCCGGGAAACATTTATCAATCCCGAAATAACCGCCCGCTCTGCGGAAACATGGGAAGAGGAGGAAGGTTGCCTCAGCATCCCCGGCCTCCGGGCCTCCGTCACAAGACCCTGGAGCATCACCATACGTTATGAAGATGCCGCCGGAACACAACATACCCGCACTTTTTCCGGCCTCACTGCCAGAATGATACAACATGAATACGATCATCTGGAAGGCCGTCTGTACCTCGATTACCTGGCGCCTATCAAAAGGAAATTAATGGCCCGTAAGCTGGAATACATCCGCACAGGCCGTTTCCATGCACCCTATCCCATGAAATAA
- a CDS encoding alpha/beta hydrolase — MEKLNIVEFRKELENAAAQWAPKEKKPIKEVMNKQIYDGLQIRIYRNDDSYEELPVLLFLHGGGWVRGNLETHDDLCRRLASDGRFMVLSVDYHLAPEYIFPHAIENAYAVLNWVLEHSEEIKADRKKIAVGGDSSGGNLAIALAQKAKENGIALKGLVVAYPPVNYDFNTPSYNKYGEGYGLTKNLMKKLWDAYLGNIQDSDSRFASVIQNDFSGYPPTLIIASDEDPLRDDGKLLFEKMMAASVAATYSFYPGTRHAFLLRTALETAATTAQLEIINFLNNKVFQNP, encoded by the coding sequence ATGGAAAAACTAAATATTGTTGAGTTCAGAAAAGAATTGGAAAATGCTGCAGCTCAATGGGCTCCCAAAGAAAAAAAGCCCATTAAAGAAGTTATGAATAAGCAAATATACGATGGTTTGCAGATTAGGATTTATCGCAATGATGATTCTTATGAAGAGCTACCTGTGTTGTTGTTTTTACACGGTGGTGGTTGGGTAAGAGGCAATCTGGAGACGCATGATGATTTATGCCGAAGACTTGCTTCAGATGGAAGATTTATGGTCCTTTCTGTTGACTATCATCTTGCACCGGAGTATATTTTTCCCCATGCTATTGAGAATGCTTATGCTGTACTTAACTGGGTATTGGAGCATTCAGAGGAAATCAAGGCAGACAGAAAAAAGATTGCGGTAGGCGGGGACAGTTCAGGCGGTAACCTTGCTATAGCATTAGCTCAAAAGGCGAAAGAAAACGGTATAGCGCTGAAAGGCCTGGTTGTCGCTTATCCGCCCGTAAATTATGATTTCAATACCCCCTCCTACAATAAATATGGGGAAGGCTATGGATTAACAAAAAACCTGATGAAAAAACTGTGGGACGCATATTTAGGCAATATACAAGACTCAGATAGCAGGTTTGCTTCCGTAATACAAAACGACTTTTCAGGGTATCCTCCTACATTAATCATCGCCTCTGATGAAGACCCTTTGCGTGATGATGGCAAGCTACTATTTGAAAAGATGATGGCAGCATCCGTAGCAGCTACCTATTCATTTTATCCTGGAACCCGCCACGCCTTTCTTTTAAGGACAGCACTCGAAACCGCAGCCACAACTGCCCAACTAGAAATAATCAATTTCCTTAATAACAAAGTTTTCCAGAATCCGTAA
- a CDS encoding DUF3885 domain-containing protein has translation MPQKFAQDNLRAFFISIGKELVIAPYDGGIDFILKNSETRDSYKGKYRNKTPFKN, from the coding sequence ATGCCACAAAAATTCGCACAAGATAACCTTCGTGCATTTTTCATTTCAATAGGAAAAGAACTTGTAATTGCACCTTATGACGGTGGTATTGATTTCATTTTGAAAAACAGCGAAACAAGAGATAGTTACAAGGGAAAATATAGAAATAAGACGCCCTTTAAAAATTAA
- a CDS encoding glycosyltransferase family 39 protein: MEAPPLLSVFAWLTNLMGGAMWAIKIWPSLAGALTYMLVGRLVLHLGGRWFALVLAWMPFVTGAWLRMHFLFQPNFLDIFFWTAMAYGLIRFQQTGKPMHLYIAGISFGLGMLGKYTTAFYATGLIAGLLLVWEQKMLTNRHFYFAIGLGILLFLPNLLWQARYGFPVVYHMKALQDGQLQYLSPWTFLMDQLLYNAATLFTWVTGLIWAVRTKQYRFIAVAFFVTIALLMLGHGKSYYSQGAYPILFAFGAPRLEAWASKWWKIGMLAFSLFIGIRVIPLLLPFKAPAPLAEYYVHHHLARKVGALRWEDLQDHSLPQDFADMLSWEEMTQKVAKAYASLDSTEKAHTLLFCDNYGEAGCVNYYGPKYHLPQTYSDNASFLYWMPRDFDRFEVLLLVTDDKEEMQHAFIKEFKEVRLVDSIANPYAREDGSLIILMKGPSDAFRKAFRDKIDRGKLKTTAQGAIQPLEPNALEQGGAMH; the protein is encoded by the coding sequence ATGGAAGCGCCACCTCTCCTCTCTGTCTTCGCCTGGCTGACGAACCTGATGGGCGGCGCCATGTGGGCGATCAAGATTTGGCCTTCCCTGGCAGGCGCCCTGACATACATGCTCGTGGGCAGACTCGTGCTGCACCTGGGGGGGCGTTGGTTCGCCCTCGTCCTGGCCTGGATGCCCTTCGTGACAGGCGCATGGCTCAGGATGCACTTCCTCTTCCAACCGAATTTCCTGGATATATTCTTCTGGACGGCTATGGCCTATGGACTGATCAGATTTCAGCAGACCGGAAAGCCTATGCATCTTTACATCGCAGGCATCAGCTTCGGTTTGGGCATGCTTGGTAAGTACACTACGGCCTTCTATGCCACTGGCCTGATAGCAGGCCTCCTCCTCGTCTGGGAGCAGAAGATGCTCACTAACCGCCATTTCTATTTTGCTATCGGCCTGGGCATCCTCCTTTTCCTCCCGAATCTGCTCTGGCAGGCCCGCTACGGCTTTCCGGTCGTTTATCATATGAAGGCCCTCCAGGACGGTCAGCTGCAATATCTAAGTCCCTGGACTTTTTTGATGGATCAGCTGCTGTACAATGCCGCCACCCTCTTTACCTGGGTGACTGGCCTCATATGGGCGGTGCGCACGAAGCAATACCGTTTCATAGCCGTGGCGTTCTTCGTCACAATCGCACTCCTGATGCTAGGCCATGGGAAAAGTTATTATTCGCAGGGGGCTTACCCAATTCTATTCGCATTCGGTGCTCCCCGACTGGAAGCCTGGGCAAGCAAATGGTGGAAAATAGGTATGCTGGCATTCAGTCTCTTTATAGGCATCCGTGTAATTCCCCTCCTCCTTCCCTTCAAGGCGCCGGCTCCCCTGGCTGAATACTACGTCCATCATCACCTGGCCCGTAAAGTGGGGGCTCTTCGCTGGGAGGATCTCCAGGACCATTCCTTGCCGCAGGACTTCGCGGATATGTTGTCCTGGGAAGAGATGACCCAAAAGGTGGCTAAGGCCTACGCATCCCTTGATAGCACAGAGAAAGCCCACACGTTATTGTTCTGCGACAACTACGGTGAGGCAGGATGTGTGAATTATTATGGCCCGAAATACCATCTACCACAGACGTACAGCGACAATGCCAGCTTTCTCTACTGGATGCCCCGCGATTTCGATCGATTCGAGGTACTACTGCTCGTTACGGATGACAAGGAGGAAATGCAGCACGCCTTCATCAAAGAGTTCAAAGAGGTCCGGCTGGTAGACAGCATCGCGAACCCTTACGCGCGCGAGGATGGTTCGCTGATCATCCTGATGAAAGGCCCCAGCGATGCCTTCCGGAAAGCATTCAGAGATAAAATCGATCGGGGTAAACTGAAAACCACCGCACAGGGGGCCATCCAGCCCCTGGAACCCAATGCCCTGGAGCAAGGTGGCGCCATGCACTGA
- a CDS encoding carboxypeptidase-like regulatory domain-containing protein, with the protein MLKNLLSTIICLMGLVHLSQAQQTVSGNVRNATTKEVVPAVSVTMKEAPNGDYTNDQGNFRFSTKSNYPFTLVFSSLGFETKELKVTGPGALKIELSPASVLGREVVVSASRSVQKKIESPVTIERISTKEIINSPQPSYFNMIQGLKGVDVTTSSLTFTTITTRGFNTSGNTNFTQIVDGMDNQAPGLNFPLGTAIGLTELDVDNLEVLSGASSALYGSRGLNGTLVMTGKDPFKYQGLSAQITQGVNHVSKGKSNDPFGPSPYYDWTVRWAKKVSDKFAFKINVQYIQAKEWMATDTANTNGPGGPLTDPNYNGVNLYGSKTSVDISPFLQAALAQTPELAPIINPMLEKGSNYVARTGYPEYGYLSNDAKLLKANAELRYKIRPRLEAIISATFGKGNAVYSNDTRYALTNFRLGQYRAELKAEHWFLRGYTTQENSGNTIIASPTAQLINEAWKPSFNASTGDGWYPQYTGALLEAMAAGKSFQDASSMARSFADQGRPDASSPLFQHLKDSISSLPTSKGGTLFLDKSKLYNVEAQYNFSHLLKFAELIAGLNYRLYRLDSKGTLFPDNDGPIDVAEYSAYLHLTKKIIKDKISLSTAFRYDKNTLFEKPRITTRASAVGEVNRESFIRFSYQNAYSFPSNIQALQSTPVDYNSFASGGSSRLLNGVYQFDRYPAYTLESVLKYQKSNNPADLQKFALNDIKPQSVDAFELGYSSLIAKRVLIDVLGYYATWKNFIGYVNVANTPGTEDVTAFKDHSTYMAYNIAYNGAEKVNTYGYAASVSVDMSHNFMAKVNFSSDFLLNRNNSQVNNFNTPNYKFNIDLGNTGFGNKERYAFSTTFRYRPGYFYQIGFGSGTVPASAVIDAQISYRLLKAHSRIKLGGTNITNTYYRNGFGSPAIGAMYYVTYAYNVF; encoded by the coding sequence ATGTTAAAAAACTTGCTATCAACCATTATTTGTCTGATGGGACTTGTCCATCTGTCGCAGGCGCAGCAAACTGTCTCGGGAAATGTGCGCAATGCCACGACTAAAGAAGTAGTGCCCGCTGTTTCGGTCACTATGAAAGAAGCGCCTAATGGAGATTATACCAATGATCAGGGGAATTTCCGTTTTTCTACCAAAAGTAATTACCCGTTCACCCTTGTTTTTTCTTCTCTGGGATTTGAAACAAAAGAACTGAAAGTCACAGGCCCAGGTGCACTGAAAATAGAGCTCAGCCCCGCATCTGTATTAGGTCGTGAAGTGGTGGTGTCGGCCAGCAGGTCGGTACAAAAGAAAATAGAATCACCCGTGACCATCGAAAGAATCAGCACCAAAGAAATTATCAACTCACCCCAGCCCAGTTATTTTAACATGATCCAGGGCCTCAAAGGAGTAGACGTAACCACTTCCAGCCTCACCTTCACTACCATTACTACCCGCGGCTTCAACACCAGTGGCAACACCAACTTCACTCAGATTGTGGATGGGATGGACAACCAGGCCCCCGGCCTCAATTTCCCCCTCGGCACTGCCATCGGTCTCACCGAATTGGATGTAGACAACCTGGAAGTATTGTCAGGGGCTTCTTCTGCGCTGTATGGCTCCCGTGGCCTCAACGGCACCCTCGTCATGACCGGCAAAGACCCGTTTAAATACCAGGGCCTCAGCGCCCAGATCACCCAGGGCGTCAACCATGTCAGTAAAGGCAAGTCCAATGACCCTTTTGGACCATCACCCTACTACGACTGGACCGTTCGCTGGGCAAAAAAAGTAAGTGATAAGTTCGCCTTTAAAATCAATGTACAGTATATCCAGGCTAAAGAATGGATGGCTACGGATACCGCCAACACTAATGGTCCCGGTGGTCCGCTCACAGATCCCAATTACAATGGGGTGAACCTGTATGGTAGCAAAACATCTGTGGATATCAGCCCCTTCCTGCAAGCCGCCCTGGCCCAGACCCCGGAACTGGCACCCATCATCAACCCCATGCTCGAAAAGGGCAGCAACTATGTAGCCCGTACCGGTTATCCTGAATATGGTTACCTCAGCAACGATGCTAAATTATTAAAGGCCAATGCAGAGCTGCGGTATAAGATCAGGCCCCGGCTGGAGGCCATTATCTCCGCCACTTTTGGTAAAGGCAACGCAGTTTACAGTAATGATACCCGTTATGCCCTCACCAACTTCCGGCTGGGCCAATACCGTGCAGAGCTGAAAGCCGAACACTGGTTTCTCCGTGGTTATACCACCCAGGAGAATTCCGGTAATACCATCATTGCCAGTCCTACTGCGCAGCTGATCAACGAAGCCTGGAAGCCGAGTTTTAATGCCAGTACCGGCGACGGCTGGTATCCCCAATATACCGGCGCCCTGCTGGAAGCCATGGCCGCAGGTAAGAGTTTTCAGGATGCCAGCAGTATGGCCCGCAGTTTCGCAGACCAGGGCCGCCCCGATGCGTCCAGCCCTCTTTTTCAGCATCTGAAAGACAGTATCTCTTCCCTGCCCACTTCCAAAGGTGGTACACTCTTCCTCGACAAAAGCAAGTTGTACAACGTGGAAGCCCAGTATAACTTCTCCCATCTGCTGAAGTTCGCAGAACTCATCGCCGGCCTGAACTACCGTCTCTACCGCCTCGATTCCAAAGGGACCCTCTTCCCCGACAATGATGGCCCCATTGATGTGGCGGAGTATAGTGCCTATCTACATCTCACCAAAAAAATCATAAAAGATAAAATCAGTCTCAGTACGGCTTTCCGCTATGATAAAAATACACTCTTTGAAAAACCGCGTATCACTACCCGTGCTTCAGCGGTAGGGGAGGTCAACAGGGAAAGTTTTATCCGTTTCTCCTATCAGAATGCTTATAGCTTCCCGTCCAATATCCAGGCGCTGCAAAGTACGCCGGTAGACTATAACAGCTTTGCCTCCGGTGGCTCGTCCAGGCTGCTCAATGGCGTATACCAGTTCGACCGCTACCCGGCCTATACCCTGGAAAGCGTCCTGAAATACCAGAAGAGCAACAACCCGGCAGACCTGCAAAAGTTCGCTCTCAATGATATCAAACCTCAATCCGTAGATGCGTTTGAATTAGGTTATTCTTCCCTGATCGCCAAACGGGTTCTGATAGATGTACTGGGCTATTATGCCACCTGGAAAAACTTTATCGGTTATGTCAACGTGGCCAACACTCCCGGTACCGAAGATGTGACCGCCTTTAAAGACCACAGCACCTATATGGCTTACAACATCGCCTACAACGGAGCTGAAAAGGTGAATACCTACGGTTATGCTGCGAGCGTGAGTGTAGACATGTCACATAATTTTATGGCGAAAGTGAATTTTTCGTCTGACTTCTTGCTGAACCGGAACAACAGCCAGGTCAATAATTTCAATACGCCCAATTATAAATTCAATATAGATCTGGGCAACACCGGTTTTGGTAATAAGGAACGTTATGCTTTTAGTACCACTTTCCGTTATCGCCCTGGATATTTTTATCAGATAGGCTTTGGCAGCGGCACGGTGCCGGCTTCCGCCGTAATCGATGCCCAGATCAGCTACCGGTTGCTGAAGGCACATAGCCGGATCAAGCTGGGAGGTACCAATATCACCAATACCTATTACCGGAATGGGTTTGGTAGTCCGGCCATCGGCGCGATGTACTACGTCACCTATGCATACAACGTCTTTTAA
- a CDS encoding helix-turn-helix domain-containing protein: protein MPVALYQYLQSIRVIPPCAALAQVITGFYIMPAGSLPANGLAISDGMPAMAFLPHTDDQLHFSMGQTTVTVTGGWVSSPYLEKAWLQVPQNCGPLLVVQFNPIWFYQLWQLLPQRLRRAGICSLPDMPGKDGMLLLQLMSGARSITDKIKVLETFIVARLPRQPSHNGLLEEAITYIREREKPSTVQELGRLLGVSYKWLERNFRSYTGLSPKEYMQQYRFLQTCVQLQDGAPVDFMGIALQQGYYDQNHLIKDFKKFTGMSPGKYLKAYAFSVVSSVKPSYSLLHPAHNRAATAPGAC, encoded by the coding sequence ATGCCGGTGGCTTTATATCAATATCTGCAAAGTATAAGGGTGATACCACCCTGCGCTGCGCTGGCGCAGGTGATAACCGGTTTTTATATCATGCCGGCGGGCAGTCTGCCTGCGAATGGTCTGGCTATCAGTGATGGGATGCCGGCTATGGCTTTTCTGCCGCATACGGATGACCAGCTGCATTTTTCGATGGGACAGACCACGGTAACGGTTACTGGTGGCTGGGTGAGCAGTCCATACCTGGAAAAGGCCTGGCTGCAGGTGCCTCAAAACTGTGGACCGCTGCTGGTGGTGCAGTTTAACCCGATATGGTTTTATCAGTTGTGGCAGTTGCTGCCACAGCGGTTACGTAGGGCGGGCATCTGCAGTCTGCCGGATATGCCGGGCAAAGACGGAATGTTATTATTGCAGCTGATGTCTGGCGCCAGAAGTATCACAGACAAGATAAAAGTGCTGGAAACCTTTATAGTGGCCCGGCTCCCCCGGCAGCCCAGTCATAACGGACTGCTGGAAGAAGCCATCACGTATATCCGTGAACGTGAGAAACCGTCTACAGTACAGGAATTAGGAAGATTACTAGGTGTCAGTTACAAATGGCTGGAGCGAAACTTCCGCAGCTATACCGGTCTTTCTCCCAAAGAATATATGCAGCAGTATCGTTTTCTTCAAACCTGTGTACAGCTGCAGGATGGGGCGCCGGTTGATTTTATGGGCATAGCGTTGCAACAGGGGTATTACGATCAGAACCATCTGATAAAGGATTTCAAAAAATTTACGGGAATGTCGCCCGGAAAGTATCTGAAAGCATATGCCTTTTCTGTAGTGTCATCTGTAAAACCATCCTACTCTCTTCTCCATCCAGCGCATAACAGGGCAGCAACTGCTCCAGGGGCCTGTTAA
- a CDS encoding Crp/Fnr family transcriptional regulator produces the protein MEDLINYLLQFGQLNGQQITLVKSKVKIIHLNKGDYFSEAGKIARQVAFVSEGILHVCYYNNKGMEITRYFIDEHNFAVDLNSFSSQIFSSEYIQAIMPCRLIVFSTEGLKELSLTIAGWDAIINQITTKSLIEKVNRISPMLAEDASSRYRNFLDRFPVLANRIPLSFLASYLGITQSSLSRIRRNF, from the coding sequence ATGGAAGACCTTATAAATTATTTACTTCAGTTCGGTCAATTAAACGGCCAACAGATTACGTTAGTGAAAAGCAAAGTCAAAATCATTCATCTCAATAAAGGTGATTATTTTTCGGAAGCAGGCAAAATCGCCCGGCAGGTTGCATTTGTTTCGGAAGGGATACTCCACGTATGTTATTACAACAACAAAGGCATGGAAATCACCCGCTACTTTATAGATGAGCATAATTTTGCCGTTGATTTAAACAGCTTCTCCAGCCAGATCTTTTCTTCCGAATATATCCAGGCAATAATGCCCTGTAGGCTAATAGTCTTTAGTACAGAGGGATTAAAGGAATTATCACTGACAATAGCTGGCTGGGACGCCATAATAAACCAAATCACCACAAAATCATTGATCGAAAAGGTCAACCGTATCAGTCCTATGTTGGCGGAAGACGCAAGTTCCAGATATCGTAATTTCCTGGACCGCTTTCCAGTCCTTGCCAATCGTATCCCTCTTTCATTTCTGGCTTCCTATTTAGGTATAACCCAATCCTCCTTAAGCCGGATTAGACGAAATTTCTGA
- a CDS encoding aldo/keto reductase, whose protein sequence is MEYRQLGASGLQVPVLSFGTATFGGGSDFFKAWGSTQVAEATRMVNLCLDAGVNFFDTADVYSGGMAEEILGKAIEGKRDQLIISTKATFPFGKGPNNQGSSRHHLLRQIEGSLQRLGTDYIDVYHMHGFDGVTPVEETLRTLDDLIQSGKVRYIACSNFSGWHLMKSLAVADKYGWNRYVAHQVYYSLANREFEWELMPLGIDQRVGSIVWSPLAAGRLGGKFRRNQPVPPETRIAQGGSPVPESALREEIFYNTIDALDEVAAETGKTIAQVAINWLLQRPTVSSVIIGARNEEQLKQNLEAVGWNLTTDQVKKLDAASEVPTIYPYWHQQQNLTLNPPPVFY, encoded by the coding sequence ATGGAATACAGACAGTTAGGAGCTTCCGGCCTGCAGGTGCCGGTGCTGAGCTTTGGTACAGCTACTTTTGGCGGAGGCAGTGATTTTTTCAAAGCCTGGGGCAGCACGCAGGTGGCGGAGGCTACCCGAATGGTAAATCTTTGCCTGGATGCGGGCGTCAATTTTTTTGATACGGCAGATGTTTATTCCGGAGGGATGGCCGAAGAGATCCTGGGCAAAGCAATCGAAGGAAAAAGAGATCAACTGATTATCTCTACCAAGGCTACTTTCCCTTTTGGTAAAGGTCCTAATAACCAGGGTTCGTCGCGGCATCATCTGCTGCGACAGATAGAAGGCAGTCTTCAGCGCCTGGGCACCGACTATATCGATGTTTATCATATGCACGGTTTCGATGGGGTTACGCCGGTGGAGGAGACGTTGCGTACGCTCGATGATCTGATACAAAGCGGTAAGGTGCGTTATATCGCTTGCTCCAACTTCTCTGGCTGGCACCTCATGAAATCGCTGGCTGTTGCTGATAAGTATGGGTGGAACAGATATGTGGCGCATCAGGTGTATTATTCGCTGGCCAACCGGGAGTTTGAATGGGAGCTGATGCCGTTGGGCATAGATCAGAGAGTAGGTAGTATTGTCTGGTCGCCGCTGGCAGCGGGCCGTTTGGGAGGTAAGTTCCGCCGTAATCAGCCTGTTCCGCCGGAAACACGTATAGCCCAGGGCGGTAGTCCTGTTCCGGAGTCGGCATTGCGGGAAGAGATATTTTACAATACCATCGATGCTCTCGACGAAGTAGCTGCCGAAACCGGGAAGACGATTGCACAGGTGGCCATCAACTGGTTGTTGCAGCGGCCTACCGTGTCCAGCGTGATTATTGGGGCCCGTAATGAAGAACAGCTCAAACAAAACCTGGAGGCTGTTGGTTGGAATCTCACCACCGATCAGGTGAAGAAGCTGGATGCTGCCAGTGAAGTGCCCACTATTTACCCTTATTGGCACCAGCAACAAAATCTTACACTCAACCCTCCTCCGGTTTTTTACTAA
- a CDS encoding winged helix-turn-helix transcriptional regulator → MPEFKHDGRLYYNPIEFALSHIGGTWKMPILWRLRNRTLRYSELKKDIPHITHKMLTTQLKDLEASGLIYREVFAEAPPKVEYSITEKGKNALPVIEMLIRYGKDLMSEYGVDHPEEQ, encoded by the coding sequence ATGCCGGAATTTAAACACGATGGAAGGCTCTACTATAATCCTATTGAGTTTGCCTTGTCTCACATAGGAGGAACCTGGAAAATGCCCATTTTATGGCGTTTAAGAAATAGAACATTGCGTTATAGTGAGCTCAAAAAAGATATTCCACACATTACGCATAAGATGCTTACAACACAACTTAAAGACCTCGAAGCTTCCGGACTGATATATAGGGAAGTCTTTGCAGAAGCACCTCCAAAAGTGGAATACAGTATTACTGAAAAAGGGAAGAATGCCCTGCCGGTGATTGAGATGCTTATTCGTTACGGAAAAGACTTAATGTCAGAATACGGGGTTGACCATCCTGAAGAGCAATAA